In Chlorobiota bacterium, the sequence GGCGAGCGGGGTCGCCGGTGCATTTCTCTTCGGTTCCCAAAATCCGGTAGTTCACCCCGGCGATATCCATCAGTTCGGAGAAGGAGCGGGTGACTTTTTTGTAGCGATCGTCGTACGCCCCGGCGCAGCCAACCCAGAACAGCACCTCCCCTTCGTTATCCTCCTCAACGGTTTTCACCGGGGTCCCTTCCCGCCAGTCGGCACGCTCGCTTGCGCTGAATGCCCACGGGGTGAAGTTGTTCTCCATATTCTGGAATGCCGATTGCAGCTGGGCCGGGAAGTTCGCTTCCATCATCACCAGCGAGCGGCGCATATCCACAAAGGCCGGGACGTGCTCGATCATCACCGGGCACTCCTGCACGCAGGCCATGCAGGTGGTGCATTGCCACAGGGCCTCCACCGAGACGTAATCGCCAATCAATTTCTTCTCATCCTCCATCACCGGCGTTTCTCCCGAACCGGTTGCAACGCCGTTTTGGGCGGCCATCATCTCAACAAATTTTGGCGCGCGGTCCATCGTCCGGTGGTGCACTTGCAGGATCACTTCGCGCGGGTCCAGCACCTTCCCCGTAACGTTCGCCGGGCAGACCGAGGTGCAGCGTCCGCAGTGGGTGCAGGTCATTCCGTCCAGCAGCTGCTTCCACGTGAAATCCTCCACATCCACCACTCCAAATTTCTCCAAGCCTTCCTCCTCAAAATTGATCTTCTTCAAGGAGTTCACCGTTTCCAAGCTGCCGAAATAGACGTTGGGGATGGAGGTGATGACGTGCAAGTGTTTGGAGTACGGCAGGTAATTCATGAAGCCGAGGATGGTGAGGATATGAATCCACCATGCCGCCTGGAACACCACCGTTGCGGTGGCGGGATTGCTGAACAACGGATGGAGCAACATCCCCACCGGGCGCACTGCCCAGGCGTGTTCCTGGCCGGCCCCCAGCCGTGCGGCGTTTGTCACCAGAAGGGAGGTGACGATAACGCCGATCAAGCCCAGGATCAGCATCGCATCTTTCTTCTCATCGGCATCCCCCTGCAAGCGTTTCACTTTCACCACCGAACGCCGCCACCAGGCCCAGATAACCCCGGCCAATACCGAGACGCAGAAGACATCTTGCGAGATGGTGATGGCCGAGTAGATTGGCCCCAGCCACGCGATGTTCCCGCCCGGAATCAGCCCTTCGATGATGGATTCAATCACCGCCGCCAGCAACGCCAGGAAGCCCCAGAAAATCATGGCATGGATTGCGCCGGCCACTGGCTCGCGCATCAGTTTCGATTGCCCAATGGCCACCACCAGCACGTTCTTGATCCGCTCCCCGATGCGGTCGAAGCGGTTCTCCGGCTTCCCGATGTTCAGGTAGCCGATCAAACG encodes:
- a CDS encoding (Fe-S)-binding protein; protein product: MQHIIFAVVFIAASAGILWNLRRLIGYLNIGKPENRFDRIGERIKNVLVVAIGQSKLMREPVAGAIHAMIFWGFLALLAAVIESIIEGLIPGGNIAWLGPIYSAITISQDVFCVSVLAGVIWAWWRRSVVKVKRLQGDADEKKDAMLILGLIGVIVTSLLVTNAARLGAGQEHAWAVRPVGMLLHPLFSNPATATVVFQAAWWIHILTILGFMNYLPYSKHLHVITSIPNVYFGSLETVNSLKKINFEEEGLEKFGVVDVEDFTWKQLLDGMTCTHCGRCTSVCPANVTGKVLDPREVILQVHHRTMDRAPKFVEMMAAQNGVATGSGETPVMEDEKKLIGDYVSVEALWQCTTCMACVQECPVMIEHVPAFVDMRRSLVMMEANFPAQLQSAFQNMENNFTPWAFSASERADWREGTPVKTVEEDNEGEVLFWVGCAGAYDDRYKKVTRSFSELMDIAGVNYRILGTEEKCTGDPARRAGNEYLAQMLIQMNVEAMNNAGVRKIVTSCPHCFNTIANEYPEFGGKYEVQHHTTFIDQMVKQGKIKAMTPMQAKVTYHDSCYIGRYNNNYEAPREMLKSIPGVEIVEMERNRSRGFCCGAGGAQMFMEETEGKRINIERTEEALGTGAEVVATACPFCMTMMSDGVKAKLPDGGVVVKDVAELVLESVKGKEGG